Proteins encoded together in one Impatiens glandulifera chromosome 1, dImpGla2.1, whole genome shotgun sequence window:
- the LOC124922023 gene encoding germin-like protein subfamily 1 member 1, whose protein sequence is MPTKRFFHQSFSTNVIIIFLLGLGLVKPDPDPLQDYCIANTKTRQPYSFNGLPCIDPELVLASHFSTPALSKPGNTRANPFGFNVTLTNIQNLPGINTQGLSMARVDIEANGLVPPHSHPRASEVTICLKGQIIVGFVTTSNHMYTQQLRSGESFVFPKGLIHFLYNMDQMKPALAISGLSSQNPGAQIVSLATFASTPGMPDEVLQRAFQITRPEVAKIRKNLGG, encoded by the coding sequence ATGCCAACCAAAAGATTCTTTCATCAGTCATTTTCCACCAATGTCATAATAATCTTTCTATTGGGCTTGGGTCTTGTCAAACCCGACCCAGATCCACTTCAAGATTACTGCATCGCCAACACAAAAACCCGACAACCCTATTCATTTAACGGGTTACCTTGTATAGACCCCGAGCTCGTATTAGCATCCCATTTCTCAACACCTGCGTTGTCCAAACCCGGGAATACACGGGCCAACCCGTTTGGATTCAATGTCACCCTAACAAATATCCAGAACCTTCCGGGGATCAACACACAAGGCCTATCCATGGCCCGCGTGGACATTGAAGCCAATGGGCTAGTGCCACCTCACTCTCATCCAAGGGCCTCAGAAGTGACCATTTGTCTTAAGGGTCAGATTATAGTGGGATTTGTCACTACCAGTAATCATATGTATACACAACAACTAAGAAGTGGTGAGTCCTTTGTTTTCCCAAAGGGGTTGATTCATTTCTTGTACAATATGGACCAGATGAAGCCAGCTTTGGCGATCTCAGGCTTAAGCAGCCAAAATCCCGGTGCACAGATTGTGTCTTTGGCTACATTTGCTTCAACACCAGGCATGCCGGATGAAGTTCTTCAGAGAGCATTTCAGATTACACGGCCTGAAGTTGCCAAAATAAGGAAGAATCTTGGAGGTTGA
- the LOC124924552 gene encoding pyruvate dehydrogenase E1 component subunit alpha, mitochondrial-like, which translates to MALLFRPANNLKLLTSFLRPFSSSTTTTDDSSTITVETSLSFTSHKCEPPPRTVETTPNELMHFFRIMSMMRRMEIAADSLYKAKMIRGFCHLYDGQEAITVGMEAAITKKDAVITAYRDHCIFISRGGTLLEAYAELMGREGGCSKGKGGSMHMYKKDSGFFGGHGIVGAQVPLGCGLAFAQKYLKEETVTFNLYGDGAANQGQLFEALNMAALWNLPVILVCENNHYGMGTAEWRASKNPAYYKRGDYVPGLKVDGMDVLAVKQACKFAKEHALKNGPIILEMDTYRYHGHSMSDPGSTYRTRDEISGIRQDRDPIERVRKLILSLKLASENELKDIEKGVRKEVDEAISKAKESPMLDPSELFTNVYVKGLDAEV; encoded by the exons ATGGCTCTACTTTTCCGGCCGGCGAATAACCTCAAGCTTCTAACATCCTTTCTCCGGCCATTTTCATCGTCGACGACGACGACCGACGATTCAAGTACAATCACCGTCGAAACTAGTTTATCTTTCACAAGTCACAAATGCGAGCCTCCTCCACGTACAGTAGAAACCACGCCAAACGAACTTATGCATTTCTTCCGTATCATGTCAATGATGCGTCGTATGGAGATAGCTGCTGATTCTCTTTACAAAGCGAAGATGATTCGTGGATTCTGTCACCTCTACGACGGTCAGGAAGCGATAACCGTCGGCATGGAGGCGGCGATTACTAAAAAAGACGCTGTTATTACTGCTTATCGTGATCACTGCATCTTCATCTCCCGTGGTGGAACCCTTCTGGAGGCGTACGCTGAACTGATGGGAAGAGAAGGAGGTTGTTCGAAGGGGAAGGGTGGATCGATGCATATGTATAAGAAGGATAGTGGATTCTTTGGTGGACATGGGATTGTTGGTGCTCAGGTACCTTTGGGATGTGGTTTGGCTTTTGCTCAGAAGTATCTTAAGGAAGAGACtgttacttttaatttatatggtGATGGTGCGGCGAATCAGGGTCAGTTGTTTGAAGCCCTAAATATGGCTGCTCTTTGGAATCTTCCTGTCATCTTGGTTTGTGAAAACAATCACT ATGGAATGGGGACAGCTGAGTGGAGAGCATCCAAAAATCCAGCTTATTATAAGAGAGGAGATTATGTTCCTGGCTTAAAG GTAGATGGCATGGATGTCCTAGCTGTTAAACAAGCTTGCAAATTCGCAAAGGAGCATGCTTTAAAGAATGGACCCATT ATACTTGAAATGGACACTTACAGATATCATGGCCATTCAATGTCTGATCCTGGTAGCACATATCGAACACGCGATGAGATTAGTGGTATCAGACAG GATCGTGATCCAATTGAAAGAGTAAGAAAGCTGATATTATCTCTTAAGCTGGCATCTGAGAATGAGCTTAAG GATATTGAAAAGGGTGTAAGGAAAGAGGTAGATGAAGCCATTTCAAAAGCCAAG GAAAGCCCAATGTTAGATCCTTCTGAACTTTTCACCAATGTGTATGTCAAAGGCCTGGATGCTGAGGTATAG
- the LOC124922024 gene encoding protein WVD2-like 7 isoform X2 has product MAESTMEIKHSGPTLDVSVSFGRFQSDSLSWEKWSSFSPNKYLEEVEKCSTPGSVAQKKAYFEAHYKMIAARKASEQMELEKLTESDSQEVELDLKSSNEAIVEPLSTADLASDLASCSDFDHSIGKDVEVETYQISSSASSQENIHQSESLDHLEVSNFSLQEPSSLNGTMEESKEENHLNESKIKADQKMEMEKTQKTEKEKKTQETEMEKTQKTEKEKKTQETEMEKTQKTEMEKKTQETEMEKKKQKTAVNIKDDSKLDASKKSQKVRNSAEIKKKPTSPLIRSPQVFTQKIPKQLSTSMVASSSSPYQSSLSLRKSKTPATDNKRIPPSSLHMSMNLGHSNSNHPSSSSTRKSLIMEKMGDKDIVKRAFRTFQNSVNQLRSPADEKSTQRKQVSASSSSVTLRKENDSTRKTQPVKTDKTLRSQPGSKETKSSPMFVKAPAVDQRKAKPAPDRTEILKSGKKLEYKTANTKREGKTNIIPNPKVGEGKRGGVSEQKPKLNLNKANNRPNLYQAKSTSKKNSLLEMEGAKLEKHYQPEPRV; this is encoded by the exons ATGGCAGAATCAACTATGGAG ATCAAACATTCAGGTCCTACCCTTGACGTCTCGGTATCATTCGGCAGGTTTCAGAGTGATTCTCTTTCATGGGAGAAATGGTCATCTTTCTCACCAAACAAGTATTTGGAAGAAGTTGAGAAATGCTCCACACCTGGATCTGTAGCTCAGAAGAAAGCTTATTTTGAAGCCCATTACAAGATGATTGCTGCACGCAAGGCCTCCGAACAAATGGAGCTAGAGAAGTTAACAGAATCTGATTCTCAGGAAGTTGAACTGGATTTGAAAAGCTCGAATGAAGCAATCGTCGAGCCATTATCTACTGCTGATTTAGCGAGTGATTTGGCGAGTTGCAGTGATTTTGATCACTCCATTGGGAAAGATGTTGAAGTTGAAACATATCAGATTTCTTCGTCAGCTTCAAGTCAAGAAAATATTCATCAAAGTGAATCTTTGGACCACTTGGAAGTGTCCAATTTTTCGCTTCAAGAACCCTCTTCCCTAAATGGAACTATGGAGGAAAGCAAAGAAGAGAACCATCTCAATGAATCCAAAATCAAGGCAGATCAGAAAATGGAAATGGAGAAAACTCAGAAAACagaaaaggagaagaagaccCAGGAAACGGAAATGGAGAAGACTCAGAAAacagaaaaagagaaaaaaactcAGGAAACGGAAATGGAGAAGACTCAGAAAACAGAAATGGAGAAAAAGACCCAGGAAACggaaatggagaagaagaaacagaaaaCTGCTGTAAACATAAAGGATGATTCCAAACTGGATGCATCTAAGAAATCTCAAAAG GTGAGGAATTCTGCAGAAATCAAGAAGAAACCAACTTCACCATTAATCAGATCTCCACAAGTTTTTACCCAAAAGATACCAAAGCAATTGTCAACATCTATGGTGgcttcttcttcatctccttatcaatcttcgTTATCATTGCGGAAAAGTAAAACTCCAGCTACCGATAACAAAAGAATTCCTCCATCATCCTTGCACATGTCTATGAATTTAGGGCATTCAAATTCTAACCACCCGTCTTCATCCTCAACCAGAAAGTCTCTCATTATGGAGAAAATGGGGGATAAGGACATCGTTAAACGAGCATTCCGAACATTCCAAAATAGTGTCAATCAATTAAGGTCTCCTGCGGATGAGAAATCTACCCAAAGAAAGCAG GTCTCGgcgtcttcttcttctgttaCTTTGAGAAAGGAGAATGACAG TACAAGGAAGACACAACCGGTAAAGACTGACAAAACACTAAGGAGTCAACCTGGAAGCAAAGAGACCAAGTCGTCACCTAT GTTTGTAAAAGCACCGGCTGTGGACCAAAGGAAGGCAAAACCTGCCCCAGACAGAACTGAAATACTtaag TCAGGTAAGAAATTGGAGTACAAAACAGCTAATACTAAGCGGGAAGGAAAAACAAATATCATCCCAAATCCAAAG GTGGGAGAAGGAAAGAGGGGTGGGGTGAGTGAGCAAAAACCGAAGTTAAACTTGAACAAAGCAAATAATAGACCAAATTTGTATCAGGCGAAGAGTACATCGAAGAAGAATAGCCTGTTGGAAATG GAAGGCGCAAAATTGGAGAAACATTATCAACCGGAACCGAGAGTATGA
- the LOC124922024 gene encoding protein WVD2-like 7 isoform X1, translated as MAESTMEIKHSGPTLDVSVSFGRFQSDSLSWEKWSSFSPNKYLEEVEKCSTPGSVAQKKAYFEAHYKMIAARKASEQMELEKLTESDSQEVELDLKSSNEAIVEPLSTADLASDLASCSDFDHSIGKDVEVETYQISSSASSQENIHQSESLDHLEVSNFSLQEPSSLNGTMEESKEENHLNESKIKADQKMEMEKTQKTEKEKKTQETEMEKTQKTEKEKKTQETEMEKTQKTEMEKKTQETEMEKKKQKTAVNIKDDSKLDASKKSQKVRNSAEIKKKPTSPLIRSPQVFTQKIPKQLSTSMVASSSSPYQSSLSLRKSKTPATDNKRIPPSSLHMSMNLGHSNSNHPSSSSTRKSLIMEKMGDKDIVKRAFRTFQNSVNQLRSPADEKSTQRKQVSASSSSVTLRKENDSTRKTQPVKTDKTLRSQPGSKETKSSPMFVKAPAVDQRKAKPAPDRTEILKSGKKLEYKTANTKREGKTNIIPNPKINRNKQVVGEGKRGGVSEQKPKLNLNKANNRPNLYQAKSTSKKNSLLEMEGAKLEKHYQPEPRV; from the exons ATGGCAGAATCAACTATGGAG ATCAAACATTCAGGTCCTACCCTTGACGTCTCGGTATCATTCGGCAGGTTTCAGAGTGATTCTCTTTCATGGGAGAAATGGTCATCTTTCTCACCAAACAAGTATTTGGAAGAAGTTGAGAAATGCTCCACACCTGGATCTGTAGCTCAGAAGAAAGCTTATTTTGAAGCCCATTACAAGATGATTGCTGCACGCAAGGCCTCCGAACAAATGGAGCTAGAGAAGTTAACAGAATCTGATTCTCAGGAAGTTGAACTGGATTTGAAAAGCTCGAATGAAGCAATCGTCGAGCCATTATCTACTGCTGATTTAGCGAGTGATTTGGCGAGTTGCAGTGATTTTGATCACTCCATTGGGAAAGATGTTGAAGTTGAAACATATCAGATTTCTTCGTCAGCTTCAAGTCAAGAAAATATTCATCAAAGTGAATCTTTGGACCACTTGGAAGTGTCCAATTTTTCGCTTCAAGAACCCTCTTCCCTAAATGGAACTATGGAGGAAAGCAAAGAAGAGAACCATCTCAATGAATCCAAAATCAAGGCAGATCAGAAAATGGAAATGGAGAAAACTCAGAAAACagaaaaggagaagaagaccCAGGAAACGGAAATGGAGAAGACTCAGAAAacagaaaaagagaaaaaaactcAGGAAACGGAAATGGAGAAGACTCAGAAAACAGAAATGGAGAAAAAGACCCAGGAAACggaaatggagaagaagaaacagaaaaCTGCTGTAAACATAAAGGATGATTCCAAACTGGATGCATCTAAGAAATCTCAAAAG GTGAGGAATTCTGCAGAAATCAAGAAGAAACCAACTTCACCATTAATCAGATCTCCACAAGTTTTTACCCAAAAGATACCAAAGCAATTGTCAACATCTATGGTGgcttcttcttcatctccttatcaatcttcgTTATCATTGCGGAAAAGTAAAACTCCAGCTACCGATAACAAAAGAATTCCTCCATCATCCTTGCACATGTCTATGAATTTAGGGCATTCAAATTCTAACCACCCGTCTTCATCCTCAACCAGAAAGTCTCTCATTATGGAGAAAATGGGGGATAAGGACATCGTTAAACGAGCATTCCGAACATTCCAAAATAGTGTCAATCAATTAAGGTCTCCTGCGGATGAGAAATCTACCCAAAGAAAGCAG GTCTCGgcgtcttcttcttctgttaCTTTGAGAAAGGAGAATGACAG TACAAGGAAGACACAACCGGTAAAGACTGACAAAACACTAAGGAGTCAACCTGGAAGCAAAGAGACCAAGTCGTCACCTAT GTTTGTAAAAGCACCGGCTGTGGACCAAAGGAAGGCAAAACCTGCCCCAGACAGAACTGAAATACTtaag TCAGGTAAGAAATTGGAGTACAAAACAGCTAATACTAAGCGGGAAGGAAAAACAAATATCATCCCAAATCCAAAG ATTAATCGTAACAAACAGGTGGTGGGAGAAGGAAAGAGGGGTGGGGTGAGTGAGCAAAAACCGAAGTTAAACTTGAACAAAGCAAATAATAGACCAAATTTGTATCAGGCGAAGAGTACATCGAAGAAGAATAGCCTGTTGGAAATG GAAGGCGCAAAATTGGAGAAACATTATCAACCGGAACCGAGAGTATGA